The Halorientalis sp. IM1011 genome window below encodes:
- a CDS encoding AzlC family ABC transporter permease, producing MDRDDFLRGVRDVSPLLLGILPFGLVAGIAAANAGLDLSQALGMSVLVFAGASQLAALDLIGRDAPLTVVFVTAVVINLRMLMYSASIAPHFRRFAGRVKAGLAYLLTDQAYALSIASYRSEESVDRVAYYLGAAATLWVVWQIATVAGVLLGTGVPDAWGLEFAVPLVFLALLVPAMEDGPTTVAGVVGGTVAVVGAGLPLNLGLLVGASVGIAAGLASERVLDVEVSRGH from the coding sequence ATGGACCGCGACGACTTTCTCCGTGGCGTCCGTGACGTGTCGCCGCTCCTGCTCGGTATCCTCCCCTTCGGCCTCGTCGCGGGCATCGCCGCGGCGAACGCCGGTCTCGACCTCTCGCAGGCGCTCGGGATGTCCGTGCTGGTGTTCGCGGGGGCGTCACAGCTCGCCGCCCTCGATCTCATCGGCCGCGACGCGCCGCTCACGGTCGTCTTCGTCACCGCCGTCGTCATCAACCTCCGGATGTTGATGTACTCGGCTTCCATCGCACCGCACTTCCGGCGGTTCGCGGGCCGCGTGAAGGCCGGGCTGGCCTACCTCCTGACCGATCAGGCCTACGCCCTCTCCATCGCCAGCTATCGCTCCGAGGAGTCGGTCGACCGCGTGGCTTACTACCTCGGCGCTGCCGCGACGCTGTGGGTCGTCTGGCAGATCGCCACCGTCGCCGGCGTCCTGCTCGGCACCGGCGTCCCCGACGCCTGGGGGCTGGAGTTCGCCGTCCCGCTGGTCTTTCTGGCCCTGCTCGTCCCCGCGATGGAGGACGGCCCGACGACCGTCGCCGGCGTGGTCGGCGGCACCGTCGCCGTCGTCGGTGCCGGCCTCCCGCTCAACCTCGGCCTGCTCGTCGGCGCGAGCGTCGGCATCGCGGCCGGACTGGCCTCCGAGCGCGTCCTCGACGTGGAGGTGAGCCGTGGCCACTAG
- a CDS encoding DUF424 domain-containing protein produces MILNERDTEEGLLVSVCDPDVLGETFENGEVSLTVEADFYDGEEVDEEAVVDSLARCAVANIVGTRSVEVAIEHGFVEEGNVLDLGETRHAQMLRM; encoded by the coding sequence ATGATCCTCAACGAGCGCGACACGGAGGAGGGACTGCTCGTGTCGGTCTGTGACCCCGACGTGCTCGGGGAGACCTTCGAGAACGGCGAAGTCTCGCTCACGGTCGAGGCGGACTTCTACGACGGCGAGGAGGTCGACGAGGAGGCCGTCGTCGACAGCCTCGCCCGCTGTGCGGTCGCCAACATCGTCGGCACCCGCTCCGTCGAGGTCGCTATCGAACACGGCTTCGTCGAGGAGGGCAACGTCCTCGATCTGGGCGAGACGCGCCACGCCCAGATGCTGCGGATGTGA
- a CDS encoding helix-turn-helix domain-containing protein translates to MPTVDPQPDRFRDLMLDDEPGFEEVLTCVFGIQRHEARTYLELLDRPESTVAELADVLDRDRSNVNRSLSTLREKGLAGRTRRLLDDGGHVYQYTATPVAEARESMHETLDEWAAYVHERIDEFGEG, encoded by the coding sequence ATGCCAACGGTCGACCCGCAACCGGACCGGTTTCGCGATCTGATGCTCGACGACGAACCGGGGTTCGAGGAGGTCCTGACCTGCGTGTTCGGGATCCAGCGCCACGAGGCCCGGACGTATCTGGAGCTACTCGACCGGCCCGAGAGCACCGTCGCGGAACTGGCGGACGTACTCGACCGGGACCGCAGCAACGTCAACCGGTCGCTGTCGACGCTCCGGGAGAAGGGGCTGGCCGGCCGAACCCGGCGACTGCTTGACGACGGCGGCCACGTCTACCAGTACACCGCGACCCCAGTGGCAGAGGCCCGGGAGTCGATGCACGAGACCCTCGACGAGTGGGCCGCCTACGTCCACGAGCGCATCGACGAGTTCGGCGAGGGCTAG
- a CDS encoding translation initiation factor IF-6 has product MLRAAFAGSAYVGVFARATDDCLLVRPDVDDDLREDLADELDVPAIPTTVGGSGTVGALATGNENGLLVSGRATDRERERIEDAVSLPVTDLPGRITAAGNVVLANDTGAYLHPDLSRDAVQTVKDALDVPVERGTLAGVRTVGTAAVATNRGVLCHPKTTDEELDFLEDLLDVPADIGTINYGGPLVGSGLLANENGYVVGEDTTGPELGRIEDALGYI; this is encoded by the coding sequence TTGCTCCGCGCGGCCTTCGCCGGTTCGGCGTACGTCGGTGTCTTCGCCCGGGCGACCGACGACTGTCTGCTCGTCCGCCCCGACGTCGACGACGACCTCCGTGAGGATCTGGCCGACGAACTCGACGTGCCGGCGATTCCGACGACGGTCGGCGGCTCCGGCACCGTCGGCGCGCTGGCGACCGGCAACGAGAACGGCCTGCTGGTCAGCGGCCGCGCTACCGACCGCGAACGCGAACGGATCGAAGACGCCGTCTCCCTCCCCGTCACCGACCTCCCGGGTCGGATCACCGCCGCCGGCAACGTCGTCCTGGCCAACGACACCGGCGCGTACCTCCACCCGGATCTCTCCCGCGACGCCGTCCAGACTGTCAAGGACGCACTGGACGTACCCGTCGAACGCGGCACGCTGGCCGGCGTCCGTACAGTGGGCACCGCCGCCGTCGCGACCAATCGGGGCGTCCTCTGCCACCCCAAGACGACCGACGAGGAACTGGACTTCCTCGAAGACCTGCTGGACGTGCCCGCCGACATCGGGACCATCAACTACGGTGGGCCGCTGGTCGGGTCGGGCCTGCTCGCCAACGAGAACGGCTACGTCGTCGGTGAGGATACCACGGGGCCGGAACTGGGTCGGATCGAGGACGCGCTCGGGTATATATAG
- the rtcA gene encoding RNA 3'-terminal phosphate cyclase — protein sequence MLELDGGDAGGGYLRTALALSVLTDRPVRVANVRGDRPEPGLKPQHAAAVEAVAEVCDATVTGTEHGATTVTFEPGGAPGGVASVDVGTAGSVTLVFDTVVPLAMAADAPIRLRATGGTDVAWSPPLTTYRRVKLPLLRRLGVPVAVDASRRGFYPVGGGAATLTLAPANPSSLDLGERGHPEGVRVYSLASEGLADADVAERQADAAVEALDAADRRVRERVVSYVDSESPGSVCTVRADYGTGVAGLDALGEQGKPAEDVGREPVEALEAFEGTGAAIDRHLADQLLPFLAVAGGTVTVPEVTAHVESGLDLLAAFGCDVAVTEESDRVRLQSDGLVDAGSGSR from the coding sequence ATGCTGGAACTGGACGGCGGGGACGCCGGCGGGGGATATCTCCGGACCGCCCTGGCGCTGTCGGTCCTGACCGACCGACCCGTCCGCGTCGCGAACGTCCGCGGCGACCGACCGGAGCCAGGGCTGAAACCACAGCACGCCGCGGCCGTCGAAGCTGTGGCGGAAGTCTGTGACGCGACCGTCACGGGGACGGAGCACGGGGCGACGACGGTCACCTTCGAACCCGGGGGCGCGCCGGGCGGTGTAGCGTCGGTCGACGTCGGAACCGCCGGGAGCGTGACGCTCGTCTTCGACACCGTGGTGCCGCTCGCGATGGCCGCCGACGCGCCGATCCGCCTGCGTGCGACCGGTGGAACGGACGTGGCGTGGTCGCCGCCGCTGACGACCTACCGGCGGGTGAAACTCCCGCTCCTGCGACGGCTGGGCGTACCGGTGGCCGTCGACGCCAGCCGGCGCGGGTTCTACCCCGTCGGCGGCGGTGCGGCGACGCTCACGCTCGCCCCCGCGAATCCGTCATCGCTCGACCTCGGAGAGCGAGGCCACCCCGAGGGCGTCCGGGTCTACTCGCTGGCGAGCGAGGGGCTCGCCGACGCCGACGTGGCCGAGCGGCAGGCCGACGCGGCCGTCGAAGCGCTCGACGCCGCTGATCGCCGGGTTCGCGAGCGAGTCGTGAGCTACGTCGACAGCGAGTCGCCGGGCTCGGTCTGCACCGTCCGAGCCGACTACGGGACCGGCGTCGCTGGTCTGGACGCGCTCGGCGAGCAGGGCAAACCGGCCGAGGACGTCGGTCGCGAACCGGTCGAGGCACTCGAGGCCTTCGAGGGCACCGGTGCCGCGATCGATCGACACCTGGCAGATCAGCTGTTGCCCTTCCTCGCGGTTGCGGGCGGGACGGTGACGGTGCCCGAGGTGACTGCGCACGTCGAGTCGGGCCTCGACCTGCTCGCGGCCTTTGGCTGTGACGTGGCGGTGACGGAGGAGAGTGATCGAGTTCGGTTGCAGTCGGACGGGTTGGTCGATGCGGGTTCCGGCAGCCGATGA
- a CDS encoding thioesterase family protein, with the protein MSEFEFTTAIPIRYRDLDPWDHVNNAVYATYLEEARTEYLDTVFETPMEARDFVLANLELDYRAPITYDSDGVEIAVRTGDLGSSSLTLSYEVRRSDGVVSATGETTQVHMGEDGTPTPLPGEWRESIRAFEPALD; encoded by the coding sequence ATGAGCGAATTCGAGTTCACGACGGCGATCCCGATCCGCTATCGCGATCTGGACCCCTGGGATCACGTCAACAACGCCGTCTACGCGACGTATCTGGAGGAAGCCCGGACGGAGTACCTCGACACCGTCTTCGAGACGCCGATGGAGGCACGCGACTTCGTGCTGGCCAACCTCGAACTGGACTACCGCGCGCCGATCACCTACGACAGCGACGGGGTCGAGATCGCCGTCCGAACTGGTGACCTCGGGTCGTCGAGTCTGACGCTCTCCTACGAGGTCCGGCGGAGCGACGGAGTCGTCTCGGCCACTGGTGAAACGACGCAGGTCCACATGGGCGAGGACGGGACGCCGACGCCCTTGCCCGGGGAGTGGCGGGAGTCGATCCGGGCGTTCGAGCCCGCACTCGACTGA
- a CDS encoding mandelate racemase/muconate lactonizing enzyme family protein: MQITGVDQYHLEHQVEGSFEPTWIPGYPQGTHEVELFEIETDTGLTGYGAMPSFAGGMDFSEPLSYFLLGEDPHDVEGILRKLDSINLVGPRPWGVEIAMWDLIGKDAGKPIYELLGGSGSEIPVYASTGEVMPAEERIGYLEDVLDAGVGAVKLRVTDPDHIDIVRAVREAYPELPLMVDANKGWAVRVMEDEQQWSFREALEFARGLEDVGNVRWLEEPLPRHDYEQYARLREAVDVPIAGGEFNDGIHHFREFVKQGSLDILQPDAALATGIKRADEVAAMARQHGLEYVPHTWTNGVGFVANLHVMAANDAPWCEFPMEPPWTPDVRDFLLESTVDHEEGTVTPPDGPGLGVEIDESLLS; the protein is encoded by the coding sequence ATGCAGATCACCGGCGTCGACCAGTATCACCTGGAACACCAGGTGGAGGGGAGTTTCGAGCCGACGTGGATCCCCGGCTACCCGCAGGGGACCCACGAAGTCGAACTGTTCGAGATCGAGACCGACACGGGACTGACGGGCTACGGCGCGATGCCGAGTTTCGCCGGCGGGATGGATTTCTCCGAGCCCCTGTCGTACTTCCTGCTCGGCGAGGACCCCCACGACGTGGAGGGGATCCTGCGAAAACTCGACAGCATCAACCTCGTCGGCCCGCGCCCGTGGGGCGTCGAGATCGCCATGTGGGACCTCATCGGCAAGGACGCGGGCAAACCGATCTACGAACTGCTCGGGGGCTCAGGGAGTGAGATTCCGGTCTACGCCTCGACGGGCGAGGTGATGCCGGCCGAGGAGCGAATCGGCTACCTCGAAGACGTACTCGACGCGGGCGTCGGGGCGGTCAAACTCCGGGTTACCGACCCCGACCACATCGATATCGTCCGGGCGGTCAGGGAGGCCTACCCCGAGCTGCCGCTGATGGTCGACGCGAACAAGGGGTGGGCGGTGCGGGTGATGGAAGACGAACAGCAGTGGTCGTTCCGTGAGGCCCTAGAGTTCGCCCGCGGGCTGGAGGACGTGGGGAACGTCCGCTGGCTCGAAGAACCGCTGCCACGCCACGACTACGAACAATATGCTCGACTGCGGGAGGCCGTGGACGTGCCCATCGCGGGCGGGGAGTTCAACGACGGTATCCACCACTTCCGGGAGTTCGTGAAGCAGGGGTCGCTCGATATCCTGCAACCCGACGCCGCGCTGGCGACGGGGATCAAACGCGCCGACGAGGTGGCCGCGATGGCCCGCCAGCACGGACTGGAGTACGTGCCTCACACCTGGACCAACGGAGTCGGCTTCGTCGCCAACCTCCACGTGATGGCGGCCAACGACGCGCCGTGGTGTGAGTTCCCGATGGAACCGCCGTGGACGCCCGACGTGCGGGACTTCCTGCTCGAATCGACCGTCGACCACGAAGAGGGCACGGTCACGCCGCCGGACGGTCCCGGCCTCGGGGTCGAGATCGACGAGTCGCTGCTTTCCTGA
- the sufU gene encoding Fe-S cluster assembly sulfur transfer protein SufU, whose protein sequence is MVGGSDMYRQQILDHYKSPRNYGEMEDPTFTHVGENPMCGDTIEMQVRLDDDEEEIEYVAFQGDGCAISQASASMLSEKLQGMTIEELQEMDRDDVVDMLGVDISPMRIKCAVLAEKVAQDGADIYFGELDVDKTTTEDDE, encoded by the coding sequence ATGGTCGGCGGCTCCGATATGTACCGACAGCAGATCCTCGATCACTACAAGAGTCCCCGCAACTACGGGGAGATGGAGGATCCCACGTTCACGCACGTCGGCGAGAACCCGATGTGTGGCGACACCATCGAGATGCAGGTACGACTCGACGACGACGAGGAAGAGATCGAGTACGTCGCCTTTCAGGGGGACGGCTGTGCCATCTCGCAGGCCTCGGCGTCCATGCTCTCGGAGAAGCTCCAGGGGATGACGATCGAGGAGCTTCAGGAGATGGACCGCGACGACGTGGTCGACATGCTCGGCGTCGACATCTCCCCGATGCGAATCAAATGCGCCGTGCTGGCCGAGAAGGTCGCACAGGACGGCGCTGACATCTACTTCGGCGAACTGGACGTGGACAAGACCACGACCGAAGACGACGAGTAG
- a CDS encoding AzlD domain-containing protein, protein MATSYGDPAIWGVILAIGVATYAIRFSFIALFGYLDEIPPRVRQPLRYVPAAVLAALVLPAFVTLDAGGLATDKLVAGTVAVVVAWRTESVFATMAAGMGALWTLRFLILPAL, encoded by the coding sequence GTGGCCACTAGCTACGGCGACCCCGCCATCTGGGGGGTCATCCTCGCCATCGGCGTCGCGACCTACGCGATCCGGTTCTCGTTCATCGCCCTCTTTGGCTACCTCGACGAGATCCCGCCGCGGGTCCGGCAGCCGCTGCGGTACGTCCCCGCTGCCGTCCTCGCCGCCCTCGTCCTCCCGGCGTTCGTCACGCTCGACGCCGGCGGGCTCGCCACCGACAAACTGGTCGCCGGTACCGTCGCCGTCGTCGTCGCCTGGCGCACCGAGAGCGTCTTCGCGACGATGGCTGCCGGGATGGGGGCGCTCTGGACGCTGCGATTCCTGATTCTGCCGGCGCTGTGA
- a CDS encoding ZIP family metal transporter — translation MGTLANLTLVFVAGFMTALATGIGALPFFFISEVSDRLQVGLWGLASGIMISASTFGLVLEGMAEADGRGDYLLMVAGLAAGVVLVIVANRVISDHHFDPREYEEADFQKLVLILGILTVHSFPEGVAVGVSFAELNLAGGLSFGPFVVPLLAIFMTVAISIHNVPEGLAISIPLRSMGVSNWKMVWWAVFSSLPQPIGAVLAFYFVRIAKEFLPAGFGFAAGAMIYLVLSEFVPEALEKGSGLPGRGHRELVTGLVVGFAVMVPLAFL, via the coding sequence ATGGGAACGTTGGCGAATCTGACGCTGGTGTTCGTCGCGGGATTCATGACGGCTCTGGCGACCGGGATCGGCGCGCTTCCGTTCTTTTTCATCTCGGAAGTGAGCGACCGGTTGCAGGTCGGGCTCTGGGGGCTGGCCTCGGGGATCATGATTTCGGCGTCGACGTTCGGCCTCGTGCTGGAAGGGATGGCCGAGGCCGACGGGCGGGGCGATTACTTGCTGATGGTCGCCGGTCTCGCGGCGGGCGTAGTACTGGTGATCGTCGCCAACCGGGTCATCTCCGATCACCACTTCGACCCCCGGGAGTACGAGGAGGCCGACTTCCAGAAACTCGTCTTGATCCTGGGCATCCTGACGGTCCACAGCTTTCCGGAGGGGGTCGCAGTCGGCGTCTCCTTCGCGGAGTTGAATCTGGCGGGTGGCCTCTCCTTCGGTCCCTTCGTCGTGCCGCTTCTGGCGATCTTCATGACCGTCGCGATCTCGATCCACAACGTCCCGGAGGGGCTGGCCATCTCCATTCCGCTGCGGTCGATGGGCGTCTCCAACTGGAAGATGGTCTGGTGGGCCGTGTTCTCCAGCCTGCCCCAGCCCATCGGGGCGGTGCTGGCGTTCTACTTCGTGCGGATCGCCAAGGAGTTCCTGCCGGCCGGGTTCGGGTTCGCCGCCGGTGCGATGATCTATCTCGTGCTCTCGGAGTTCGTCCCCGAGGCGCTGGAGAAGGGGAGCGGGCTTCCGGGACGTGGGCACCGAGAGCTGGTGACCGGGCTGGTCGTCGGCTTCGCGGTGATGGTGCCGCTGGCGTTTCTGTAG
- a CDS encoding ATP-binding protein, translated as MSQGADDAGEWQSLLEDLPVMYVHTRTEDGQAVIDVCNERFVETLGYDRESLKGRPLADVYTPSSAAELEAGDTHPEVGDEPVTERRKLVCADGTVVHTLVRAVPRTDCDDDVIGTRFLFVDITMREQRRRQATVLNRLLRHNLRNDMTVVLSHARLLADALDETEQDSARKVRNIAERWDRLVEKVQRIRQVLSPEDNWRPTDLTTVLERVEEDLNDRHPDANVHMLRPSEGAATIRPEVELALTELCENAIQHAEAEDPEVVVTVGVPPNEPWVKLTVTDDGPPIPESELLALRDDETTPLVHGTGLGLWMVRLAVERVGGHVSVVENDENGTAVTIRYPSQ; from the coding sequence ATGTCTCAGGGGGCTGACGATGCGGGGGAGTGGCAGAGTCTGCTGGAGGACCTGCCGGTGATGTACGTCCACACCCGAACCGAGGACGGGCAGGCGGTGATCGACGTGTGCAACGAGCGGTTCGTGGAGACGCTTGGCTACGACAGGGAGTCGCTAAAGGGGCGACCGCTCGCGGACGTGTACACGCCTTCGTCGGCGGCGGAACTGGAGGCCGGCGACACACACCCGGAGGTCGGGGACGAGCCCGTCACTGAGCGACGGAAACTGGTCTGTGCCGACGGCACCGTCGTCCACACGCTCGTGCGCGCGGTCCCGCGAACGGACTGCGACGACGACGTGATCGGCACCCGCTTTCTGTTCGTCGACATTACGATGCGCGAGCAGCGTCGCCGCCAGGCGACGGTCCTCAACAGATTACTCCGGCACAACCTCCGCAACGACATGACCGTCGTCCTGAGTCACGCCCGCCTGCTCGCCGACGCGCTGGACGAGACCGAGCAGGACTCCGCACGGAAGGTCCGGAACATCGCCGAGCGCTGGGACCGCCTCGTCGAGAAGGTCCAGCGCATCCGGCAGGTCCTCTCCCCCGAGGACAACTGGCGACCAACCGACCTCACGACCGTGCTCGAACGCGTCGAGGAGGACCTCAACGACCGCCACCCCGACGCCAACGTCCACATGCTGCGTCCCTCCGAGGGAGCCGCCACCATCCGCCCGGAGGTCGAACTCGCCCTGACGGAACTCTGTGAGAACGCCATCCAGCACGCCGAGGCCGAGGACCCCGAGGTCGTCGTCACCGTCGGCGTCCCACCGAACGAACCCTGGGTCAAACTCACCGTCACCGACGACGGCCCGCCGATCCCCGAGAGCGAACTGCTCGCCCTCCGCGACGACGAGACCACCCCGCTCGTCCACGGCACCGGACTCGGCCTCTGGATGGTCCGTCTGGCCGTCGAACGCGTCGGCGGCCACGTCTCCGTCGTCGAGAACGACGAAAACGGCACCGCCGTCACGATCCGCTATCCGTCGCAGTGA
- a CDS encoding tetratricopeptide repeat protein: MTDREPDDYEFSEGQGFEDPYDEFDLDPPELDVDPDKVDPVDSRALADMLDERNIASEEVDAEQLLDVALSYMQINRFEQAADAFERVARYADDDRIAQEAWTNKGAAHAELEEYDMAIGAYKEAIDIDGDSEHAATAETNLAYSLWEFGRTEEALEHAERAVEIDERFAEAWYNRGFFLLERGLAEDALNAFDNAIRLGHRNTRILEEKARALEEMGEFDRAEEVAQEAEEMREEAEADLVEEQQQQQLE; this comes from the coding sequence ATGACAGACAGAGAGCCCGACGACTACGAGTTCTCGGAGGGGCAGGGGTTCGAGGACCCCTACGACGAGTTCGATCTGGACCCGCCGGAACTCGACGTGGATCCGGACAAGGTCGACCCCGTCGACTCCCGGGCGCTCGCGGACATGCTCGACGAGCGCAACATCGCCAGCGAGGAGGTCGACGCCGAGCAGTTGCTCGACGTGGCCCTCTCCTACATGCAGATCAACCGCTTCGAGCAGGCCGCCGACGCCTTCGAGCGGGTCGCCCGCTACGCCGACGACGACCGTATCGCACAGGAGGCCTGGACCAACAAGGGTGCAGCTCACGCCGAACTCGAAGAGTACGACATGGCCATCGGCGCGTACAAGGAGGCCATCGACATCGACGGGGACAGCGAGCACGCGGCCACCGCCGAGACCAACCTCGCCTACTCCCTCTGGGAGTTCGGCCGCACCGAGGAGGCGCTGGAACACGCCGAGCGCGCCGTCGAGATCGACGAGCGCTTCGCCGAAGCCTGGTACAACCGCGGCTTCTTCCTGCTGGAGCGTGGCCTCGCCGAGGACGCGCTGAACGCCTTCGACAACGCGATCCGACTGGGCCACCGCAACACCCGAATCCTGGAGGAGAAGGCCCGCGCACTCGAAGAGATGGGCGAGTTCGATAGAGCCGAGGAGGTCGCCCAGGAGGCAGAAGAGATGCGCGAAGAGGCCGAAGCCGATCTGGTCGAAGAGCAGCAACAACAGCAACTGGAATGA
- a CDS encoding 50S ribosomal protein L39e, which produces MGKKSKAKKKRLAKKDRQNSRIPAWVMLKTDREVQRNPQRRSWRNSDTDE; this is translated from the coding sequence ATGGGTAAGAAGTCGAAGGCCAAGAAAAAGCGTCTCGCCAAGAAGGACCGCCAGAACAGCCGAATTCCGGCGTGGGTCATGCTGAAGACGGACCGCGAAGTCCAGCGCAACCCCCAGCGTCGTAGCTGGCGTAACAGCGACACCGACGAATAA
- the thpR gene encoding RNA 2',3'-cyclic phosphodiesterase produces MGKRLFVSVDLDGLGEAVADASGLNFTDPEQAHVTLFFLGDTDPDRLDEVTAALDDAVAEADVDPFTAEFGGLGVFPSLDYISVVWLGVEAGGDRLTALHEAVAPRLVDLGFEPPDHEFTPHATLARMDHAGGKELVQEAVRERDPTAGRLRVEEIRLTESVLTDAGPEYQTVERFDL; encoded by the coding sequence ATGGGCAAGCGACTGTTCGTCAGCGTCGACCTCGACGGCCTCGGCGAGGCCGTCGCGGACGCCTCGGGGCTGAACTTCACCGACCCGGAGCAGGCACACGTCACGCTCTTCTTCCTCGGCGACACCGACCCCGACCGCCTCGACGAGGTCACGGCCGCGCTCGACGACGCCGTCGCCGAGGCGGACGTCGACCCCTTCACCGCCGAGTTCGGTGGTCTCGGTGTGTTTCCCTCCCTCGACTACATCAGCGTCGTCTGGCTCGGCGTCGAGGCGGGCGGCGACCGACTGACCGCGCTTCACGAGGCGGTCGCGCCGCGGTTGGTCGACCTGGGCTTCGAACCGCCGGATCACGAGTTCACGCCTCACGCCACCCTCGCTCGGATGGACCACGCCGGCGGGAAAGAACTGGTCCAGGAGGCCGTCCGCGAGCGGGACCCGACCGCGGGCCGGCTCCGCGTCGAGGAGATCAGGCTCACCGAGAGCGTCCTCACCGACGCGGGACCCGAGTACCAGACGGTCGAGCGGTTCGACCTCTGA
- a CDS encoding aminotransferase class V-fold PLP-dependent enzyme, whose protein sequence is METSESAPLSVERIRADFPILEREFDGTPLVYLDNAATSQTPEPVVDAIVDYYHRYNANVHRGLHQLSQEASIAYEEAHDRVAEFVGASGGREEVVFTKNATEAMNTVAYAWGLEELGPGDEIVLTEMEHHAALVTWQQIAKKTGATVRFIEVDDEGYLDMDHARELIGPDTAMVSAVHVSNTLGTINPVSELADLAHEQDALIFVDGAQSVPHMPVDVEEIDADFFAFSGHKMCGPTGIGVLYGKQHLLEEMQPYLYGGMMIEKVTFEDSTWHDLPWKFEAGTPVIAQGIALAEACDYLDEIGMDNVKRHGEALAEYAHDRLSEFGDIEILGPPADDRAALVSFNLESVHAHDVSEILNAHGVAVRAGDHCTQPLHDKLGVPASARASFYIYNTEEEVDTLIEGLEDARELFA, encoded by the coding sequence ATGGAGACATCCGAGTCAGCACCGCTTTCCGTCGAACGCATCCGGGCGGATTTCCCGATCCTCGAACGCGAGTTCGACGGGACGCCACTGGTCTATCTCGACAACGCGGCGACGAGCCAGACGCCAGAGCCGGTGGTCGACGCCATCGTCGACTACTACCACCGGTACAACGCCAACGTCCACCGCGGGCTCCACCAGCTCTCACAGGAGGCCTCGATCGCCTACGAGGAGGCCCACGACCGCGTGGCCGAGTTCGTCGGTGCCTCGGGCGGCCGCGAGGAGGTCGTCTTCACCAAAAACGCCACCGAGGCGATGAACACCGTCGCCTACGCCTGGGGCCTCGAAGAACTCGGGCCGGGCGACGAGATCGTCCTCACGGAGATGGAACACCACGCCGCGCTGGTGACGTGGCAACAGATCGCCAAGAAGACCGGTGCCACGGTCCGATTCATCGAGGTCGACGACGAGGGCTACCTCGACATGGACCACGCCCGGGAGCTGATCGGCCCCGACACCGCGATGGTCAGCGCCGTCCACGTATCCAACACCCTCGGCACGATCAATCCCGTCTCGGAACTGGCGGATCTGGCCCACGAACAGGACGCCCTGATCTTCGTCGACGGCGCGCAGTCGGTCCCGCACATGCCCGTCGACGTCGAGGAGATCGACGCCGACTTCTTCGCCTTCTCGGGCCACAAGATGTGTGGTCCCACAGGGATCGGCGTCCTCTACGGCAAGCAGCACCTGCTGGAGGAGATGCAGCCGTACCTCTACGGCGGCATGATGATCGAGAAGGTCACCTTCGAGGACTCGACGTGGCACGACCTCCCCTGGAAGTTCGAGGCCGGCACGCCCGTCATCGCGCAGGGCATCGCGCTGGCCGAAGCCTGTGACTACCTCGACGAGATCGGGATGGACAACGTAAAGCGCCACGGCGAGGCGCTGGCCGAGTACGCCCACGACCGGCTCTCGGAGTTCGGCGACATCGAGATCCTCGGCCCGCCGGCCGACGACCGGGCGGCGCTGGTCTCGTTCAACCTGGAGAGCGTCCACGCCCACGACGTGTCGGAGATCCTCAACGCCCACGGCGTGGCGGTCCGGGCCGGCGACCACTGCACCCAGCCGCTGCACGACAAACTCGGCGTCCCTGCCTCGGCGCGAGCCTCGTTCTACATCTACAACACCGAAGAAGAGGTCGACACGCTGATCGAGGGGCTGGAAGACGCGCGGGAGCTGTTCGCGTAG
- a CDS encoding 50S ribosomal protein L31e, producing MSASDFEERVITVPLRDVNAEPKHERAGKAMTLIREHLAKHFSVDGDAVRLDPSINEAIWERGQKKPPSKLRVRAARFDEEGEAVVEAETA from the coding sequence ATGAGCGCGAGTGACTTCGAGGAGCGGGTCATCACGGTCCCGCTCCGTGACGTGAACGCGGAACCGAAACACGAACGCGCCGGCAAGGCCATGACGCTGATCCGCGAGCACCTCGCCAAGCACTTCAGCGTCGACGGCGACGCCGTCCGGCTGGACCCCTCGATCAACGAGGCCATCTGGGAGCGCGGCCAGAAAAAGCCCCCGAGCAAGCTTCGCGTGCGGGCCGCCCGCTTCGACGAAGAGGGCGAGGCCGTCGTCGAAGCAGAGACGGCATAG